In ANME-2 cluster archaeon, a single genomic region encodes these proteins:
- the ccsA gene encoding cytochrome c biogenesis protein CcsA: protein MGTFLLNTTLLFSLLSILLLLYREYSGAKEITVSARWTIRISALLSVLTMLLLIYYFLSSDFRFTYVSQNSSTLLSTFYQLAATIAVQDGAMLFWTALVFLQILWISERYDTESRFFRRMLIIMLAVGALFTYVIAYKSSMYPFQTWFDLWGSQYNIPVDYAMSEGAGLRPILKDPIMAIHPPSQFVAYATTLIPFAAALSYMITSGVGKQWEKVQRQWIRFSWFSMSLTLILGGAWIYKLAQWGTLSGTGNIWAWDPYETTPFIVWMITTMYMHMAYKYRTGSEYEVLTPLFGTLTFISTLYAGWVARSGAVSSTHDVGALPSASIFFWSTILLLAVVLYLSFMKIKDAKDEEGGRGKLFTLSHMFDLTAIVFIVLSFICFFGITAPIYSKLVMDLNANPTDREFFNTLAYPFTMLLMFIIGVCLPYKPIVKKIGAQKYLIAAAVILLLSVILAFIVPGPEYYVINPSSPFFKSASGITQMLGSLSLLSYAPIFLFSLAAIVYRFVLDVKGTKDSKRLIKPAGITLIHLGTILLLLGVIVSQSFDVTYRMNYSDSELGEIQYVSTGVLDDYGNYKDYSDNPLGLELVLNNGDAIHTVSTGDRMVEGLTKNAFHINLYRDGKKISTGAALFWIELNDGDLDGTFERVEWTNIMDDEQLFKTYHVKYGGRIDDGYNFVIKEIPLISAVWIGSALMCIGVLLTFADQELFGVKENIKFKARPRTAPEAPAKKAGRKRMKPVPTKANAADKYEKMLMEELEAAKK from the coding sequence CTACGTTACTTAGCACATTCTATCAACTGGCAGCTACTATTGCGGTGCAGGATGGCGCGATGCTGTTCTGGACCGCACTTGTATTTTTGCAAATATTATGGATAAGCGAACGATATGACACGGAATCCAGGTTCTTCAGGCGCATGCTGATCATAATGCTGGCTGTGGGTGCCCTGTTCACCTACGTGATAGCTTACAAGTCAAGTATGTACCCCTTCCAGACATGGTTCGATCTCTGGGGCAGCCAGTATAATATCCCTGTGGACTATGCAATGTCTGAGGGTGCTGGATTGCGTCCCATATTAAAGGACCCCATAATGGCCATACACCCGCCGTCCCAGTTCGTGGCATACGCCACCACACTGATACCATTTGCTGCTGCCCTGTCCTACATGATAACAAGTGGCGTAGGCAAGCAATGGGAGAAAGTGCAGCGCCAGTGGATACGTTTCTCATGGTTCTCCATGTCCCTTACCCTGATACTCGGTGGTGCCTGGATATACAAGCTTGCCCAGTGGGGTACACTATCAGGCACTGGCAATATTTGGGCATGGGACCCTTATGAGACCACACCATTCATCGTGTGGATGATAACCACTATGTACATGCACATGGCATACAAGTACAGGACCGGCAGCGAGTATGAGGTGCTCACCCCCCTGTTCGGTACACTTACTTTTATCTCAACACTCTATGCAGGCTGGGTGGCCCGCAGCGGTGCTGTCTCATCCACCCATGATGTGGGTGCGCTGCCCAGTGCCAGTATCTTTTTCTGGTCAACTATCCTGTTGCTGGCTGTTGTACTATACCTGTCTTTTATGAAGATCAAGGATGCAAAGGATGAAGAAGGGGGAAGAGGAAAACTGTTCACCCTGTCCCACATGTTCGACCTGACAGCCATAGTATTTATTGTCCTCTCCTTTATTTGCTTCTTTGGCATTACGGCACCTATCTATTCCAAGCTGGTGATGGACCTGAACGCTAATCCCACAGATAGGGAATTTTTCAATACGCTGGCGTACCCGTTCACTATGCTGCTGATGTTTATTATCGGTGTGTGCCTGCCGTATAAGCCTATTGTAAAGAAGATCGGGGCACAGAAGTATCTTATTGCTGCGGCTGTCATATTATTGCTCAGTGTGATCCTTGCATTCATTGTCCCCGGACCTGAATATTACGTGATAAACCCTTCCAGCCCGTTCTTTAAGTCTGCTTCGGGTATCACACAGATGTTGGGCAGCCTGTCGCTGCTTAGCTATGCGCCTATCTTCCTGTTCTCGCTGGCAGCTATTGTGTACAGGTTCGTGCTGGATGTCAAGGGTACGAAGGACAGTAAACGATTGATCAAGCCCGCTGGTATAACCCTGATACACCTGGGTACGATCCTGCTGTTACTCGGGGTTATTGTTAGCCAGTCCTTTGACGTGACCTACAGGATGAATTATTCTGACTCTGAGCTGGGTGAGATACAGTACGTCAGCACCGGGGTGCTTGACGATTATGGTAATTATAAAGATTACAGTGACAATCCTCTTGGTCTTGAGCTGGTACTTAACAATGGGGATGCAATACATACTGTGAGCACTGGTGACAGGATGGTGGAAGGCCTGACAAAGAATGCTTTCCACATCAACCTCTACAGGGACGGCAAGAAGATATCGACAGGTGCGGCACTTTTCTGGATCGAGCTTAATGATGGGGACCTGGATGGCACTTTCGAGCGGGTGGAGTGGACAAATATCATGGATGATGAGCAGCTTTTCAAGACATACCATGTAAAGTATGGCGGCCGGATCGATGACGGATATAATTTCGTGATCAAGGAGATTCCGCTTATCAGTGCTGTGTGGATCGGTTCAGCACTGATGTGTATCGGTGTGCTGCTTACTTTTGCCGACCAGGAGTTGTTCGGGGTAAAGGAGAATATCAAGTTTAAGGCGAGACCAAGGACTGCGCCTGAGGCACCTGCGAAGAAGGCGGGGCGCAAGAGGATGAAACCGGTACCTACAAAAGCAAATGCTGCCGATAAGTACGAGAAGATGTTGATGGAAGAGCTTGAGGCTGCTAAGAAATAG